Proteins encoded together in one Jaculus jaculus isolate mJacJac1 chromosome 7, mJacJac1.mat.Y.cur, whole genome shotgun sequence window:
- the Akt1 gene encoding RAC-alpha serine/threonine-protein kinase, whose amino-acid sequence MNDVAIVKEGWLHKRGEYIKTWRPRYFLLKNDGTFIGYKERPQDVEQRESPLNNFSVAQCQLMKTERPKPNTFIIRCLQWTTVIERTFHVETPEEREEWTTAIQTVADGLKRQEEETMDFRSGSPSDNSGAEEMEVSLAKPKHRVTMNEFEYLKLLGKGTFGKVILVKEKATGRYYAMKILKKEVIVAKDEVAHTLTENRVLQNSRHPFLTALKYSFQTHDRLCFVMEYANGGELFFHLSRERVFSEDRARFYGAEIVSALDYLHSEKNVVYRDLKLENLMLDKDGHIKITDFGLCKEGIKDGATMKTFCGTPEYLAPEVLEDNDYGRAVDWWGLGVVMYEMMCGRLPFYNQDHEKLFELILMEEIRFPRTLGPEAKSLLSGLLKKDPKQRLGGGSEDAKEIMQHRFFASVVWQDVYEKKLNPPFKPQVTSETDTRYFDEEFTAQMITITPPDQDDNMECVDSERRPHFPQFSYSASGTA is encoded by the exons GGGAGTACATCAAAACCTGGCGGCCACGCTACTTCCTCCTCAAGAATGATGGCACCTTCATTGGCTACAAGGAGCGGCCTCAGGATGTAGAGCAACGCGAGTCCCCCCTCAACAACTTCTCAGTGGCAC AATGCCAGCTGATGAAGACGGAGCGGCCCAAGCCCAACACCTTCATCATCCGCTGCCTGCAGTGGACCACGGTCATCGAGCGCACCTTCCATGTAGAGACGCCTGAGGAGCG GGAGGAGTGGACGACTGCCATCCAGACTGTGGCTGATGGACTtaagaggcaggaggaagagacGATGGATTTCCGATCTGGTTCACCCAGTGACAactcaggggctgaggagatggaggtATCCTTGGCCAAGCCCAAGCACCGAGTG ACCATGAATGAATTTGAGTACCTGAAGCTGCTGGGCAAAGGCACCTTTGGGAAGGTTATCCTGGTAAAGGAGAAGGCCACGGGCCGCTACTACGCCATGAAGATCCTCAAGAAGGAGGTTATCGTTGCCAAG GATGAGGTGGCCCACACACTCACTGAGAATCGTGTACTGCAGAACTCCAGGCACCCCTTTCTCACG GCCCTTAAGTATTCCTTCCAGACCCACGACCGCCTCTGCTTTGTCATGGAGTATGCCAATGGGGGAGAG CTCTTCTTCCACCTGTCCCGTGAGCGTGTGTTTTCCGAGGACCGGGCCCGCTTTTATGGTGCCGAGATCGTGTCGGCCCTGGATTACCTGCACTCGGAGAAGAATGTGGTGTATCGGGACCTCAAG TTGGAGAACCTCATGCTGGACAAGGATGGGCACATCAAGATCACAGACTTCGGGCTGTGCAAGGAGGGCATCAAAGATGGCGCCACCATGAAGACCTTCTGTGGAACACCTGAGTACCTGGCTCCTGAG GTGCTGGAGGACAACGACTACGGCCGTGCAGTGGACTGGTGGGGGCTGGGCGTGGTCATGTACGAGATGATGTGTGGCCGCCTGCCCTTCTACAACCAGGACCACGAGAAGTTGTTTGAGCTTATCCTCATGGAAGAGATCCGCTTCCCACGCACGCTTGGCCCTGAGGCCAAGTCCTTGCTCTCTGGGCTGCTCAAGAAGGACCCTAAGCAGAG GCTTGGTGGGGGCTCTGAGGATGCCAAGGAGATCATGCAGCACCGCTTCTTTGCCAGTGTTGTATGGCAGGATGTATATGAGAAGAAG CTCAACCCGCCCTTCAAGCCCCAGGTCACCTCTGAGACTGACACCAGGTACTTCGATGAAGAGTTCACAGCCCAGATGATCACTATCACACCGCCTGACCAAG ATGACAACATGGAGTGTGTGGACAGTGAGCGGAGGCCGCACTTTCCCCAGTTCTCTTACTCAGCCAGTGGCACAGCCTga